A section of the Devosia rhizoryzae genome encodes:
- a CDS encoding endonuclease/exonuclease/phosphatase family protein produces MLSKAEFRGGILALAGVMTVVFLFVSLSPGLPGELLLQTLRFHLIVVGLVLAALALVFGARWRGLLFLLVVLGSALHGGLIVSDLYARRTPIVAEPTAQFRFLSFNVLAGNDRAGELVETVLADPPDVMLVMETPGITDYLDEMRAVFPYHAGCADDGCDISLHSRFPIAEAKVVDLPPFFRQRLVTARVTIDGQEVTVAGLHLSKPYFDEASWGEIYYIRRALREIEGPMVIAGDFNAAPWSEPVAWLADQLDLAPGPWPAATWPVRLGALGVPIDNVFTRGNARLLTLEAGDNLGSNHRPLWADVAIYTE; encoded by the coding sequence ATGCTGAGCAAGGCAGAATTTCGCGGCGGGATCCTGGCGCTGGCCGGGGTCATGACCGTTGTCTTCCTCTTCGTGTCGTTGTCGCCGGGGCTGCCCGGCGAACTGCTGCTGCAGACCTTGCGCTTCCACCTGATCGTGGTTGGCCTCGTGCTCGCGGCGTTGGCGCTTGTCTTTGGTGCACGCTGGCGCGGCCTCTTGTTTTTGTTGGTCGTGCTGGGCAGTGCCCTTCATGGCGGGCTGATCGTTTCGGATCTTTATGCCCGGCGCACCCCCATCGTCGCTGAACCCACGGCGCAGTTTCGCTTCCTGAGCTTCAACGTGCTGGCGGGCAACGACCGTGCCGGTGAACTGGTCGAGACTGTGCTGGCCGATCCGCCCGATGTCATGCTGGTGATGGAGACGCCGGGCATCACCGACTATCTCGACGAGATGCGGGCCGTGTTCCCGTACCACGCCGGTTGCGCCGATGATGGCTGCGATATCTCGCTTCATTCGCGCTTTCCGATCGCCGAAGCCAAGGTCGTCGACCTTCCCCCCTTTTTTCGGCAGCGGCTCGTCACCGCGCGCGTAACGATTGATGGGCAGGAGGTTACCGTAGCGGGTCTTCACCTTTCGAAACCCTACTTCGACGAGGCGTCCTGGGGCGAAATTTACTACATCCGCCGGGCGCTGCGGGAGATCGAAGGGCCGATGGTGATTGCGGGCGATTTCAACGCTGCACCCTGGTCGGAGCCAGTCGCCTGGTTAGCCGATCAGCTCGATCTTGCGCCCGGACCTTGGCCGGCGGCAACCTGGCCTGTGCGGTTGGGCGCTCTGGGCGTGCCGATCGACAATGTGTTTACCCGTGGCAATGCGCGGCTGTTGACACTGGAGGCAGGCGACAATCTTGGCTCCAATCACCGCCCGCTTTGGGCCGATGTGGCGATCTACACCGAATAG
- a CDS encoding 2-isopropylmalate synthase yields MSATANSNKERVFIFDTTLRDGEQSPGATMTLDEKIQVADALDEMGVDIIEAGFPIASQGDFEAVVAVAKHVKKARVAGLARAITADIDRAGEAVRHAQQGRIHTFVSTSPIHLAHQMKKTEDEVIEIIARTVAQARNLIDDVEWSAMDATRTPIEFLKRCVETAIKAGATTINLPDTVGYAVPDEHFAMFKTIIESVPGADKAIFSVHCHNDLGMAVANSLAGVAGGARQIECTINGLGERAGNAALEEVVMALRTRGDAMPFFTDIETTHLARASRVVAAAANFPVQYNKAIVGKNAFAHESGIHQDGMLKNAETYEIMTPASVGIKETTLVMGKHSGRAAFKDKLKELGYELGDNAFQEAFQRFKDLADRKKHVYDADIVALVDDEVGSVGDRIRLVDMEVVSKTGGVHKCNLVVTIDGEETAVSYEGTGSVDAIFNAIKQAAGQEPHLVLYAVDGVTGGTDAQASAHVRLEMNGRIASGNAAEPDTLVASARAYLNALNRVMIERGAAAQGAMAG; encoded by the coding sequence ATGTCCGCCACTGCCAATTCTAACAAAGAACGCGTCTTTATCTTCGACACCACGTTGCGTGACGGCGAGCAATCGCCCGGCGCGACAATGACGCTGGACGAAAAGATCCAGGTCGCCGATGCGCTCGATGAAATGGGCGTCGACATCATCGAAGCTGGTTTCCCGATTGCCTCGCAGGGCGACTTCGAGGCTGTAGTCGCCGTCGCCAAGCATGTGAAGAAAGCCCGCGTGGCAGGCCTTGCCCGCGCCATCACTGCCGATATCGACCGGGCAGGGGAGGCGGTGCGGCACGCCCAGCAGGGCCGCATCCATACTTTCGTTTCGACCTCGCCGATTCACTTGGCTCACCAGATGAAGAAGACCGAGGACGAGGTCATCGAGATCATCGCGCGCACCGTGGCGCAGGCGCGTAATCTGATCGACGACGTTGAATGGTCGGCCATGGACGCGACCCGCACGCCAATCGAGTTCCTGAAGCGCTGCGTCGAGACCGCAATCAAGGCCGGCGCGACGACGATCAACCTGCCCGACACCGTTGGCTATGCCGTGCCGGACGAACATTTTGCCATGTTCAAGACAATCATCGAAAGCGTGCCCGGCGCCGACAAGGCGATCTTCTCCGTCCACTGCCACAATGACCTGGGCATGGCTGTCGCCAACTCGCTGGCCGGCGTTGCCGGTGGTGCGCGGCAGATCGAATGCACCATCAATGGCCTGGGTGAGCGCGCGGGCAATGCGGCGCTGGAAGAAGTGGTGATGGCGCTGCGCACCCGCGGCGATGCCATGCCGTTCTTTACCGATATCGAAACGACGCATCTGGCGCGTGCCAGCCGCGTGGTTGCGGCCGCGGCCAATTTTCCGGTGCAGTACAACAAGGCAATCGTGGGCAAGAACGCCTTCGCGCATGAGAGCGGCATCCATCAGGACGGCATGCTCAAGAATGCCGAAACCTATGAGATCATGACTCCGGCCAGCGTCGGCATCAAGGAAACCACCTTGGTCATGGGCAAGCATTCCGGCCGCGCAGCCTTCAAGGACAAGCTGAAGGAGCTGGGCTACGAGCTTGGCGACAATGCGTTCCAGGAGGCCTTCCAGCGCTTCAAGGACCTGGCCGATCGCAAAAAGCATGTCTACGACGCTGATATCGTCGCGTTGGTTGATGACGAGGTCGGCTCGGTCGGCGACCGCATCCGCCTGGTCGATATGGAAGTGGTCAGCAAAACCGGCGGCGTGCACAAGTGCAACCTGGTCGTCACCATCGATGGCGAGGAGACCGCGGTGTCCTATGAAGGCACCGGCTCGGTGGACGCGATCTTCAACGCCATCAAGCAGGCCGCAGGGCAGGAGCCGCACCTGGTGCTTTACGCGGTGGACGGTGTCACCGGCGGCACCGACGCACAGGCATCCGCGCATGTGCGATTGGAGATGAACGGCCGCATCGCTTCGGGCAATGCGGCAGAGCCCGACACGCTTGTGGCGTCGGCGCGTGCGTATCTCAACGCGCTCAACCGCGTGATGATTGAACGCGGCGCCGCAGCGCAGGGCGCTATGGCCGGCTAA
- a CDS encoding PhzF family phenazine biosynthesis protein has protein sequence MAEKLRYLILDVFTRTPLTGNGLAVIPNAAGLLDDEMQAIAREFNLSETVFICKPEGERNTASVRIFTPYEELPFAGHPTVGAAVVLGLQSKATALRIEEKVGLVTALFERIDRRTGEARFTLPKLPSRIADLPDRLSLAQALGIEPEEIGCDMFKPAVFSAGVTFHLVPVRNAAVLKRIKVNQALWPEVFHHEHSSAYVFTLTPEEPDNDIAARMFGMGLGEDPGTGAAAAALIGLLAEQALGNDQSDLVLRQGHEMGRPCRINLQFRKTDDVLTHGAIGGEAVIVAEGMLDLVE, from the coding sequence ATGGCGGAAAAGCTGCGCTATCTTATCTTGGACGTCTTCACGCGGACGCCGCTGACAGGCAATGGCCTCGCGGTCATCCCGAACGCAGCGGGCCTGCTCGACGACGAGATGCAGGCCATTGCGCGGGAGTTCAACCTTTCCGAGACTGTGTTTATCTGCAAGCCAGAGGGTGAGCGGAACACGGCGTCGGTGCGCATCTTTACGCCCTATGAGGAACTGCCATTTGCGGGTCATCCCACGGTCGGCGCGGCAGTGGTTCTGGGGCTGCAGAGCAAGGCGACGGCTTTGCGCATCGAGGAAAAGGTGGGGCTGGTGACGGCGCTGTTCGAGCGCATCGACCGGCGCACCGGGGAGGCGCGGTTTACCTTGCCCAAATTGCCGTCGCGGATCGCTGACCTGCCGGACCGGTTGAGCCTGGCGCAGGCACTCGGCATCGAGCCGGAAGAGATCGGCTGCGACATGTTCAAGCCGGCAGTGTTCTCTGCGGGCGTGACCTTTCATCTGGTGCCGGTGCGGAATGCGGCGGTCCTCAAGCGAATCAAGGTCAACCAGGCGCTGTGGCCCGAAGTGTTCCACCATGAACATAGCTCCGCCTATGTGTTCACGCTGACACCGGAAGAACCGGACAACGACATCGCTGCTCGAATGTTCGGCATGGGACTGGGAGAAGATCCGGGGACCGGCGCCGCGGCTGCGGCATTGATCGGGCTCTTGGCAGAGCAGGCGCTGGGCAATGACCAGTCGGACCTGGTCCTGCGCCAGGGCCATGAGATGGGGCGGCCGTGCCGCATCAATCTGCAGTTCCGCAAGACCGATGATGTCTTGACACATGGGGCGATCGGCGGGGAAGCGGTGATCGTCGCCGAGGGCATGCTCGACCTCGTCGAATAA